One window of the Macaca thibetana thibetana isolate TM-01 chromosome 13, ASM2454274v1, whole genome shotgun sequence genome contains the following:
- the EGR4 gene encoding early growth response protein 4 isoform X2: MLHLSEFSEPDALLVKSTEGCCAEPSAELPRLPARDAPAATGYPGGDFLSWALNSCSASGDLADSCFLEGPAPTPPPGLSYSGSFFIQAVPEHPHDPEALFNLMSGILGLAPFPGPEAAASRSPLDASFPAGPDALLPGPPDLYSPDLGAVPFPEAFWEASPCAGAPSQCLYEPQLSPPDVKPGLRAPPASPALDAASAFKGPYAPWELLSVGAPGNCGSQGGYQTAPEARFPAIGTKIEDLLSISCPAELPAVPANRLYPSGAYDAFPLAPGDLGEGAEGLPGLLTPPSGEGGSSGDGGEFLVSTQPQLSPLGLRSAAAADFPKPLVADIPGSSGVAAPPVPPPPPTPFPPAKVRRKGRRGGKCSTRCFCPRPHAKAFACPVESCVRSFARSDELNRHLRIHTGHKPFQCRICLRNFSRSDHLTTHVRTHTGEKPFACDVCGRRFARSDEKKRHSKVHLKQKARAEERLKGLGFYSLGLSFASL; this comes from the exons ATGCTCCACCTTAGCGAGTTTTCCGAACCCGACGCGCTCCTGGTCAAGTCCACTGAAGGCTGTTGCGCCGAACCCAGCGCTGAATTGCCCCGGCTGCCCGCCAGGGACGCTCCCGCGGCCACCGGCTACCCTGGAG GCGACTTCTTGAGCTGGGCTTTGAACAGCTGCAGCGCAAGTGGGGACTTAGCCGACTCCTGCTTCCTGGAGGGGCCTGCGCCCACACCCCCTCCCGGCCTCAGCTACAGCGGTAGCTTCTTCATTCAGGCAGTGCCCGAACACCCGCACGACCCGGAGGCACTCTTCAACCTCATGTCGGGCATCTTAGGCCTGGCACCGTTCCCCGGTCCAGAGGCAGCAGCGTCCAGATCCCCGCTGGATGCCTCTTTTCCCGCGGGGCCCGATGCCTTGCTGCCGGGTCCGCCGGACCTTTACTCCCCAGATCTGGGAGCTGTCCCCTTCCCAGAGGCGTTCTGGGAGGCCTCGCCTTGCGCGGGCGCCCCCTCGCAGTGCCTGTATGAGCCTCAGCTCTCCCCGCCCGACGTCAAGCCCGGCCTCCGGGCGCCTCCTGCCTCGCCAGCGCTGGACGCTGCCTCTGCCTTTAAGGGTCCCTACGCGCCCTGGGAGCTGCTTTCTGTGGGGGCCCCGGGGAACTGTGGGTCACAGGGAGGCTACCAGACCGCCCCCGAGGCTCGTTTTCCCGCAATAGGGACCAAGATTGAGGACTTGCTGTCCATCAGCTGCCCTGCGGAACTGCCGGCCGTCCCAGCCAACAGACTCTACCCTAGCGGGGCCTACGACGCTTTCCCGCTGGCCCCGGGTGACTTAGGGGAGGGGGCTGAGGGCCTCCCTGGGCTCCTCACCCCTCctagtggggagggagggagtagcGGCGACGGCGGAGAGTTTCTAGTCAGTACGCAGCCTCAGCTTTCCCCGCTGGGCCTTCGCAGCGCCGCCGCGGCTGACTTCCCCAAACCTCTGGTGGCGGACATCCCTGGAAGCAGCGGCGTGGCTGCACCACCCGTGCCGCCACCGCCGCCCACCCCTTTCCCCCCGGCCAAGGTGCGACGCAAGGGGCGCCGTGGCGGCAAATGCAGCACACGCTGCTTCTGCCCGCGGCCGCACGCCAAGGCCTTCGCTTGCCCGGTGGAGAGTTGTGTGCGGAGCTTTGCGCGCTCCGACGAGCTCAATCGCCACCTGCGCATCCACACGGGCCACAAACCCTTCCAGTGCCGCATCTGCCTCCGCAACTTCAGCCGCAGCGACCACCTCACCACGCACGTGCGCACCCACACCGGCGAGAAGCCCTTTGCTTGCGACGTGTGCGGCCGCCGCTTCGCGCGCAGTGATGAGAAGAAACGGCACAGCAAGGTGCACCTCAAGCAGAAGGCGCGCGCCGAGGAGCGGCTCAAGGGCCTCGGCTTTTACTCGCTGGGCCTCTCCTTCGCCTCCCTCTGA
- the EGR4 gene encoding early growth response protein 4 isoform X1 produces MAVARGVGSPEPAPPQLYKWGGCGLGEPGCALERRGAAARGRCGRARAPRLPDSFHRGECPKPGARAPRSARCGEPLPPASPPPARPQAQRERPRAPHSRRRAMLHLSEFSEPDALLVKSTEGCCAEPSAELPRLPARDAPAATGYPGAGDFLSWALNSCSASGDLADSCFLEGPAPTPPPGLSYSGSFFIQAVPEHPHDPEALFNLMSGILGLAPFPGPEAAASRSPLDASFPAGPDALLPGPPDLYSPDLGAVPFPEAFWEASPCAGAPSQCLYEPQLSPPDVKPGLRAPPASPALDAASAFKGPYAPWELLSVGAPGNCGSQGGYQTAPEARFPAIGTKIEDLLSISCPAELPAVPANRLYPSGAYDAFPLAPGDLGEGAEGLPGLLTPPSGEGGSSGDGGEFLVSTQPQLSPLGLRSAAAADFPKPLVADIPGSSGVAAPPVPPPPPTPFPPAKVRRKGRRGGKCSTRCFCPRPHAKAFACPVESCVRSFARSDELNRHLRIHTGHKPFQCRICLRNFSRSDHLTTHVRTHTGEKPFACDVCGRRFARSDEKKRHSKVHLKQKARAEERLKGLGFYSLGLSFASL; encoded by the exons ATGGCAGTGGCCCGGGGAGTCGGAAGCCCGGAGCCAGCGCCGCCGCAGCTATATAAGTGGGGGGGCTGTGGGTTGGGGGAGCCCGGCTGCGCTTTGGAGAGGCGAGGAGCCGCCGCCCGAGGCCGGTGCGGGCGAGCGAGGGCGCCGCGGCTCCCCGACTCCTTTCACAGAGGTGAGTGCCCGAAGCCAGGAGCCCGGGCGCCTAGGTCTGCGCGCTGCGGGGAACCCCTACCGCCAGCCTCCCCGCCACCCGCGCGCCCCCAAGCACAGCGGGAGAGGCCCCGGGCGCCCCACAGCCGGCGCCGCGCCATGCTCCACCTTAGCGAGTTTTCCGAACCCGACGCGCTCCTGGTCAAGTCCACTGAAGGCTGTTGCGCCGAACCCAGCGCTGAATTGCCCCGGCTGCCCGCCAGGGACGCTCCCGCGGCCACCGGCTACCCTGGAG CAGGCGACTTCTTGAGCTGGGCTTTGAACAGCTGCAGCGCAAGTGGGGACTTAGCCGACTCCTGCTTCCTGGAGGGGCCTGCGCCCACACCCCCTCCCGGCCTCAGCTACAGCGGTAGCTTCTTCATTCAGGCAGTGCCCGAACACCCGCACGACCCGGAGGCACTCTTCAACCTCATGTCGGGCATCTTAGGCCTGGCACCGTTCCCCGGTCCAGAGGCAGCAGCGTCCAGATCCCCGCTGGATGCCTCTTTTCCCGCGGGGCCCGATGCCTTGCTGCCGGGTCCGCCGGACCTTTACTCCCCAGATCTGGGAGCTGTCCCCTTCCCAGAGGCGTTCTGGGAGGCCTCGCCTTGCGCGGGCGCCCCCTCGCAGTGCCTGTATGAGCCTCAGCTCTCCCCGCCCGACGTCAAGCCCGGCCTCCGGGCGCCTCCTGCCTCGCCAGCGCTGGACGCTGCCTCTGCCTTTAAGGGTCCCTACGCGCCCTGGGAGCTGCTTTCTGTGGGGGCCCCGGGGAACTGTGGGTCACAGGGAGGCTACCAGACCGCCCCCGAGGCTCGTTTTCCCGCAATAGGGACCAAGATTGAGGACTTGCTGTCCATCAGCTGCCCTGCGGAACTGCCGGCCGTCCCAGCCAACAGACTCTACCCTAGCGGGGCCTACGACGCTTTCCCGCTGGCCCCGGGTGACTTAGGGGAGGGGGCTGAGGGCCTCCCTGGGCTCCTCACCCCTCctagtggggagggagggagtagcGGCGACGGCGGAGAGTTTCTAGTCAGTACGCAGCCTCAGCTTTCCCCGCTGGGCCTTCGCAGCGCCGCCGCGGCTGACTTCCCCAAACCTCTGGTGGCGGACATCCCTGGAAGCAGCGGCGTGGCTGCACCACCCGTGCCGCCACCGCCGCCCACCCCTTTCCCCCCGGCCAAGGTGCGACGCAAGGGGCGCCGTGGCGGCAAATGCAGCACACGCTGCTTCTGCCCGCGGCCGCACGCCAAGGCCTTCGCTTGCCCGGTGGAGAGTTGTGTGCGGAGCTTTGCGCGCTCCGACGAGCTCAATCGCCACCTGCGCATCCACACGGGCCACAAACCCTTCCAGTGCCGCATCTGCCTCCGCAACTTCAGCCGCAGCGACCACCTCACCACGCACGTGCGCACCCACACCGGCGAGAAGCCCTTTGCTTGCGACGTGTGCGGCCGCCGCTTCGCGCGCAGTGATGAGAAGAAACGGCACAGCAAGGTGCACCTCAAGCAGAAGGCGCGCGCCGAGGAGCGGCTCAAGGGCCTCGGCTTTTACTCGCTGGGCCTCTCCTTCGCCTCCCTCTGA